One part of the Lytechinus pictus isolate F3 Inbred chromosome 3, Lp3.0, whole genome shotgun sequence genome encodes these proteins:
- the LOC129256861 gene encoding U6 snRNA-associated Sm-like protein LSm7 gives MAQQEQQKKKKESILDLSKYIDKQIRVKFQGGREVTGILKGFDPLLNLVLDGTTEFMRDPDDPFKLTDDTRNLGIAVCRGTSVVLICPADGMEPIANPFVQQDG, from the exons CAACAGGAgcaacagaagaagaagaaggagagtaTTTTAgatttgtcaaaatatattgACAAACAAATACGTGTCAAATTCCAAGGAGGCAGAGAAG TGACAGGGATTCTGAAAGGATTTGATCCACTCCTCAATTTGGTACTAGATGGAACAACAGAGTTCATGAGAG ATCCAGATGACCCATTTAAACTGACTGATGATACAAGGAATCTTGGTATTGCTGTGTGCCGAGGGACGTCAGTAGTCCTTATATGCCCAGCAGATGGCATGGAACCTATAGCCAATCCTTTTGTACAACAAGATGGGTGA